One stretch of Arachis duranensis cultivar V14167 chromosome 1, aradu.V14167.gnm2.J7QH, whole genome shotgun sequence DNA includes these proteins:
- the LOC107471442 gene encoding uncharacterized mitochondrial protein AtMg00810-like, whose amino-acid sequence MKPPLGYPCPSSKVCLLRKALYGFKQAPREWFGKFSTTICSFGFTSSPHENVLFIRKSERRVVLLLLYVDDMIIIGDDVDGISDLKASLHRTFEMKDLGSLSYFLGLEAISTDDGIYLSQAKYASDLLARAGITDSRTESTLLEPNVQFTPIDGTVLDNLTFYRELVGCLVYLTVTRPDIAYPVHVLNQFLSAPRTTHYAAVLRILRYIKGTLFHGLYFSAHSSLTLQTYSDADWAGDPTDRRSTTGYCLFLGYALISWGATKQMFTARSSTEAEYRALVDTTAEVISVRWLLEDLGALQSSPTDVFCDNRSAIQIAHNDVFHEHTKHIEIDCHFVRQHILIDAVRLIAVGTLDQAADIFTKAHHPTRFRTLLSKLKLVSLAPT is encoded by the coding sequence ATGAAACCACCTCTGGGATATCCTTGTCCTTCTAGTAAGGTTTGTCTCCTTCGCAAGGCACTTTATGGATTTAAGCAAGCTCCTCGTGAATGGTTTGGCAAGTTCAGCACTACCATATGCAGTTTTGGTTTTACTTCTAGTCCTCATGAGAATGTCCTTTTCATTCGTAAAAGCGAACGTAGagttgttcttctacttttgtatgttgatgatatgATCATTATTGGAGATGATGTTGATGGTATCTCTGATCTCAAGGCCTCACTTCACCGtacctttgagatgaaagatcttggttctCTCAGCTATTTTCTTGGTCTCGAGGCCATCTCCACAGATGATGGCATCTATCTCTCTCAGGCCAAGTATGCTTCAGATCTTCTTGCTCGCGCTGGGATTACAGATAGTCGCACTGAGTCTACTCTTCTTGAGCCTAATGTTCAATTTACCCCTATAGATGGTACTGTTTTGGATAATCTGACTTTCTATCGAGAGTTAGTTGGATGTCTCGTCTACTTGACTGTCACTCGACCAGACATTGCCTATCCAGTTCATGTCCTTAACCAGTTCTTGTCAGCTCCTCGTACTACTCACTATGCGGCAGTTCTTCGCATTCTTCGCTACATCAAAGGCACTCTGTTTCATGGCCTTTATTTTTCTGCCCATTCCTCTTTGACTCTTCAGACATACTCTGATGCTGATTGGGCTGGTGATCCCACTGATCGTCGTTCTACTACTGGTTACTGTTTGTTTCTTGGCTACGCTCTCATTTCTTGGGGTGCTACGAAGCAAATGTTCACTGCTCGCTCAAGTACAGAAGCTGAGTATCGTGCCCTCGTTGACACCACTGCTGAGGTTATCTCGGTTCGTTGGCTTCTCGAAGATCTGGGTGCTCTTCAGTCGTCCCCTACTGATGTTTTTTGTGATAACCGCAGTGCTATTCAGATTGCCCATAATGATGTTTTTCATGAACACACCAAACACATTGAGATTGATTGTCACTTTGTTCGGCAACATATTCTTATTGATGCTGTTCGTCTCATTGCTGTTGGAACACTGGATCAGGCTGCTGATATCTTCACGAAAGCTCATCATCCGACTCGTTTCCGAACTTTGTTATCCAAACTCAAGCTGGTATCCTTAGctcccacttga
- the LOC107469947 gene encoding probable sugar phosphate/phosphate translocator At5g25400, protein MAVSDGVVKKIILSYTYVAIWIFLSFTVIVYNKYILDRKMYNWPYPISLTMIHMAFCSSLAYILVRVLKLVEPVSMSRDLYLRSVVPIGALYSLSLWFSNSAYIYLSVSFIQMLKALMPVAVYSIGVLFKKEGFKNETMANMLSISFGVAIAAYGEAKFDTWGVSLQLMAVAFEATRLVLIQILLNSKGISLNPITSLYYIAPCCLVFLSVPWLIMEYPSLRDNSSFHLDFVIFGTNSFCAFALNLAVFLLVGKTSALTMNVAGVVKDWLLIAFSWSVIKDTVTPVNLIGYGLAFLGVAYYNHSKLQALKASEAQKKAQQADEEAGRLLEEREGESGNGRKSDNQS, encoded by the coding sequence ATGGCGGTCTCGGACGGCGTCGTGAAGAAGATCATCTTATCATACACCTACGTCGCGATATGGATCTTCCTGAGCTTCACGGTCATCGTGTACAACAAGTACATCTTAGATCGCAAGATGTACAACTGGCCCTACCCGATATCACTCACCATGATCCACATGGCCTTCTGTTCTTCCCTCGCTTACATCCTCGTTCGCGTTCTCAAGCTCGTTGAGCCTGTTTCAATGTCCCGCGATCTCTACCTCCGCTCCGTCGTCCCCATCGGCGCCCTCTACTCTCTTTCTCTTTGGTTCTCCAACTCCGCCTACATCTATCTCTCCGTCTCCTTCATCCAGATGTTGAAGGCTCTCATGCCCGTCGCCGTCTACTCCATCGGTGTTCTCTTCAAGAAGGAGGGTTTCAAGAACGAGACCATGGCCAACATGCTCTCCATTTCATTCGGTGTCGCCATCGCCGCTTACGGCGAGGCCAAATTCGACACCTGGGGGGTTTCCCTCCAGCTTATGGCCGTTGCGTTTGAGGCCACGCGCCTTGTTCTCATCCAGATTCTGCTCAATTCAAAGGGGATCTCGCTTAATCCTATCACCTCGCTCTACTACATTGCGCCCTGCTGCCTCGTGTTCTTGTCGGTTCCGTGGTTGATCATGGAGTACCCTTCTCTCAGGGATAACTCCAGTTTCCATCTGGATTTCGTCATCTTTGGTACTAACTCCTTCTGCGCTTTTGCTTTGAACCTCGCCGTGTTCTTGCTCGTTGGAAAGACTTCGGCTTTGACCATGAACGTTGCTGGAGTGGTGAAGGACTGGCTCCTGATTGCGTTTTCGTGGTCGGTGATTAAGGATACCGTCACGCCGGTGAATCTGATTGGCTATGGGTTGGCGTTCTTGGGGGTTGCCTACTATAACCACTCTAAGTTGCAGGCTTTGAAGGCTTCCGAGGCGCAGAAGAAGGCACAGCAAGCTGATGAGGAGGCTGGGAGATTGCtggaagagagagaaggggaAAGTGGCAATGGAAGGAAGAGCGACAACCAGAGTTGA